The genomic region CCCTATCATCTTTTTCTGCCGTTAGAGCTGGCAATTTATATCCTATTTACGGGTATTCAATTCGGATCAACTCATTCGGGTAGGGTTGTCTATCCTACTCGCTGCGAGTAGGGTAGAATATGGATTTAGGATATACCCTACTTTACTTTACTTGCAcccttaatatattatatatattgaaGAAATTGAATGTTAAATTCACAATCCTTCTCTTATAAAAATATGAAATGACCAGTAAATTAATTGATaatcatattatttgtaattttatgttagatttttttttttaattttattatttttacttttaatttaaacttaattttttattttttattttatttatatgtataaaatttgaaatagttgaatttatatttgtttaaaatttttttatttttttacaaatagaattaaataagatagaatttaaaattttaggatAGGAGTAAGTTAGAATCGAAAAATTTTTAATCCACTAATAAAGTATGAtagaatttttaaaaagttttcaatTCGGAGGTCTACCCTACCCATTAGGCCATTATTGCCAGCGCTATCTGTAGTGCCGTCACCTCATAGCTCATACTCTCTCCACTTCCAAAATTCACATCATCTCTCACAATTTCAGCTCAAAAACTCGCACCTCTGGCTCTTCTCTCACCATCGTCCGCCACCCTCCTCCCCTCTCACCACCACGTTCCTCTCCTCTTACCGCCACCATCTCTCACTCTCACGGTCTAACCGCAAAATCTCGTATTCCCGCTTCTTAGGGCCGAGACAGGATCGTCGTCGCAGCCTGAACGTCGCCGCCTCCAGCAAGATCTTCGCCGNNNNNNNNNNNNNNNNNNNNCGCTCTTCCTTCCTGTAAGTCTTCTGTGATTTTATTTGGTGTGTGTCTTCCGAACTTGATAGAGTGCGGTAATTGAAGACAAAGCAATGCTGATGTAGAAGATTGAGACCATTATTATAGCAAGAATGTTGTTGAGGGTGCTGATTAGTTTTAGTgattaataatgatgatgatgatgatgatgagatgaTTGTGGGTGTTGTTGCTGAAAAAGCACTATTACTTGTGTTTGTTGTTGTTTTGAAAATGAGTTAAGGATGATTAAACAAAATGGTTCAGTGTGTATGCCTCTTGGGCGAttgttaatttgaattataaaattaGTGAGCTGCTGTGTATACAACTAATCTTGTTCCattgttgaatttgaatttatcgTTGTCATGCATATTTGTATCTTGAAGTTTTGTATATGCAATGTAGATATTAAAGAAGAACTTGCCGCAATTCATATGATTTGGTGTTGCCTTGACTCATTTtaatatctttattttaattatgttatattttctttttttagttgGTTCTTTTAAGAAAGACCAGTACTAATGTTGTTATAATtgataaagagaagagaacaTATATTACCCTGATTCTTAATATAATTTAATCAGCAAgcttatatttaatattaaagaAGAACATATATTACCTTGAggattatctttttctttttcaattttttctttctttttttattttttagatttttttttaaattcgcaAAAATCCGGATATCCAGCGGATGGGGTCCCTATCGTGGGGACAGGGAGGGTATTTGCATGTCCCCGCCTCCATGAGGACCCGTTGCCATCTCTACGTGGAAGTAGGATGATAAAATGGGAATTTGAAGGCAAGTTTGGTGCATTAGAGATAAGCATGTGTCACTCTCAATAAGATAATAAGAGATGTAGTCAAggctatatttatttaatttgctaaatgcttgtgtttatttatttcctttttagTTTGCTGAATTAATTTGCTAAATGCTTGTGTTTTGTTTATTTGCTAAATGCTTGTGTTTTGACCTGTGTTGTTGTTCTTGATGTAGTCTCTCGCTTTGGTGTTCTGTGCCTTTCCGCCGCTTCTGTGCTCTCTGCTCACCAAGTCTCGGTCGCTTCCTCTATACTCTCTCTCGCTGCCAGTCAGAGCCCTTCACCGATCTCCTCTCTTCTGGTTTTTTTGCCTCTTGATGTCTTGATTtgtgattaattgattattgaatgTTGATAACCTAATCTGTTAAGAATATATGTTGTCGATATCTTCTAGTTTTGTGATTAAACCTTGTTACTTTACAACAGAATGAACTAATTAACATTCTGGATCCTTAATTTGCTTGTACCAGAAACAATTTTGTATGTATATGCAATTGTGACTGTGTGAATGACAATAAAGTGTTTGTGTGGTAATGGTAGTGTTTGGGTAAATGAAGGAGTGTGAATGATGATGAAGTGTTTGTGTGTGATCGGATTCCTCTAAAAATAGATATGAGATatgatatatgattttaaattGTTAGCATTCTAACTGCATATCATTTCCCTATTCCTAATTTGAGTTACAATAATCAATACTCAAATAGTTTATTGAATTTAGAATGCCAAGTAATTTGGTGGCTGAACCAGAGGTCTAGTGTCTTTCATTTTGAAAACAAGGTGTAGTTACTAGTCTGGTATCCATAATGGTGGAAAACTATAAAACTTATAAGTAGGTCATAATTAATTCATATGTAATTTAGTTTGATATTGTAACTTGAAGCCACCGAGGTTCAGATGTGCTATGAATGTGATTTGATGACGTTTtgtataatatatttaaaaattttaattatcaaagtAACAATGGGAAAAATAAATATCATGCCTAGGAAAAGTTTTCTTAGTAACAATGGGAAAAATAAATATCATGCCTAGGAAAAGTTTTCTTAGTCTGGTTCTAATGTTGCTGTCTAGTATcttggttttgataattaaaacttTATGCTGAAATAAAAATGTTAATGGGTTATTTTTGTTGTCTTGATAATTACAAAGgggtattttattttgaaaaattcccAAAAAGGTGGAAAATATAAACTTTTTTTGAGTTCCGTGGCTGAATAAGATTTTGTATTTTGTTCTTTTTATGCACTTCCAACCTTATATTAAGTTTTATGCCTTTTTTAACTTAATATTACTTAATTTTAATTTGGTTTGTCCCGTACCATGCTCATTTTGTTAGACACTGCTGCAATTCTCAAAGTTTGCCATAAATATTTGCATAGTTTCCATGATGTTTTATGAAATTTACTATAGTTTTGATACATAAGAATATATTCTTTAGTCTATCTCATTTAGAttgtcaatttttcttttaaaaaagagATTAAATGTAACGCTTGGTTATTTGATTGTGCAATCGGCTTCGGTATAGGGATGCCGGAGGGTAAACTGCTGGTTGGACTTTCATGGCAACCACAGCTGTTGATTCCATCATCATCAAAAGCCGCAGATGCTTGTCATAACAAACCTCAAAGTGAGGCATCTAATAGTAGTCTTTGGAAACCCAATACAGAGCTTGTTGATGGCATTTTCGTTCCTCCTAATGATCCCAGAAAGTTAAACAAATTACTGAGGAAACAAGCTAAAGATACTGCTGGAAAAGATTGGTATGCAATATATTTTCTGGAGCAAATTTTCTTTTGCAATGCAACCATGGTtaagtttctttttgttttttaaaacaaaaaaatcttatttttattaCTTGTTTAAGTAGTTTTACACAGCTGACTAGCTGGGCTGGGTATAAGGGTGGTGACTTCCATTTTTAATCAAATagaattaggatttagggtttagggtttagggtttagggtcaaTTTTTCTTTAGTCTATCTCATTTAGTTATCTGATTTTATGTATATGTTTGTCAGGTTTGACATGCCTACTCAAACCATCACTCCTGAGTTGCAGACAGATCTAAAGTTGTTGAAGGtgatttttgagttttgatatCTTTGCCATTTTATATTTTCCTTGGATTGGGCAACATTCACCTACATTCAAAATGGAAAGCACAGTTACTCAGATTTAGATTCTTTGTCAAGTTAACTTTACTTCATGTTAGGCTTTTTGGCTAACAAGATCCCTGTTCATAGTCCATTTTACcccttgttttgggccaacttaACTATTTTCAATGATTTGTGGGGTGTTTGATGCTTCCTGAAAACATAGCTAGTGTTCTCAGCTTGATTGAAGTAAATTATATTGTATATGTTTATAATGGGAAGACAAACTTTCAGGCAGCTGAAAGTCCAATGGGATCGGTTAGCATTTGGGGAGTAAAATGTGTAGGCATGTATATAGTATTCATTAATAACAAATTTGGATGTTTCCCATTATTTGTATCATGATAATAGCTATGTAATATATTTTAGGAGAATGTTAGGTGATTAATACTTttagtgaaagaaaaaaaatgagttgATTAATGTTGGCTCAAATGCAAGACAAATACAAGAGAAAAATATTGGTCGCCTAACATTTACTTTTTATACAACACACAAACTTTTATCCCTTAGTTTCACAAGTGGAATGGGATCCTTACACTCCTGTGTTTATTGTTACAGTTGAGGTCTGCGTTAGATCCAAAACGGCACTATAAGAAGGGTGATTCTAAATCAAAGGCACTTCCAAAGTATTTCCAGGCAAGTTCATTGTTGTATACCCAATCTGTATATATATCATAGGCAAGCATATGATTGATGTTACTTGCTACAAAATTACAATCTCTGTTGGTGAGCATtcaatttttactttattttattttatatttatttatttattatttttgtcatttgaatatgACCAGGTGGGAACAGTTGTAGAAGATGCATCAGAATTCTACTCAGAAAGATTAACAAAGAAGGAGAGGAAAGCAACCATTGCAGATGAGTTGCTTTCTGATCAAAAGCTTGCGGCATATAGGTAAAATAGGCACTTGCAGTAAAAGACACACTTCACTGGTTAATCAGAAAATACTAGGGTTGTCAAAATTGACCATTCGGTGGGATCATCTAATTTATCTGCCAAAATAAGGGCAGTTGGGTCATAAAAAGTCTTGACCATTTAAATTTTGGACCATTCAAAAAATACCATTCTTaagtttgtttgtttagttgtACTTGTTGCTATGCTTTTTGGGATATTTACTCACCTCGTTCATCATCTTCATTGTAGGAAGCGAAAGGTACGTGAAATTGAAGAACAAAATCAACCTGTGGGGAATACCAAGTGGAAGATTAGGGGTCGGAATTCCTGGAAGCGAGCAAAGGAAAGGAGGGTATATTGAATTTCGATCACTTTGGAAAATTCATAGATGATAtttttgcccttttttttttgggttggaGGGGGGTTTGATTACGTTAGTTCTTGTCCGTTGCCATAGTCGAAAATGCTCTGTAACAGTTTTAAGTTATTGATGGAATTACAGCATTTGTGTCAATGCTCGTGTTTAAAAAGTTTGGTAATTACTAGAATTTCTTTGATGAGGCTTTGTAAATTATAAATTGTTGTCAAGAGTAAAATTTTGCATGAAGAGACGTATAACATTGTTGCAAAATCAATGGATTTTGTGTATTACAAGCTATTTCGATGTTGCGGCTTCTCAAAGCTTTAAGCAAAGAGAAAGTCTAGGGAGCCAATGTGCTTGATGTACAATGGATACAATGGGGgttaattttgaattaaaatttaaattaatggataattaattaattttgaattaattcaaatttaaattttgaaaaaaataggaATAGGAGCAGTTATAGAAGCACAACGTAGACGGAAATTTATCAATACCGTTTCGTCTCCGTCATCTCCAGGTCTGAACGAAAACTACTCTCCCACCCGTCACTTACCGCCGTTGAATTCGACTATCACCACCGTCATAGGCCGCAAAGGCCCTCTTCCGGCAACAGCAACACGCTTGTTGTTCGATCTGCGTTGGAACGGCAACCACGCGGACATCCAGCGTGTACAGCAAGAGAGAGCTTGTGGTTCTTGTGCTTGATGTCGACGTCGCAAGTAGAAGGGGTTTCAAGTGTGGTTGCTCTTCCACCCCCGTCACCCCGCCGGAGTTCATTAATGGAGTGCGTTGTGGCTGAACCGGTGGATTGTGTTCCATCTCCCGGCGGaaatgagatttcatccaattcaAATGAAAATATAGTTGAACCTCTCGTCATCGATCATGTGCAAATGACTAAGGTGAACATCGTTACGTACGAAATGCTTTTCAATGGATTgtcatttttatttgattgggCAGTTTAGAATCAATGCAAGTTTAAGTGTATGTTGTTAATTGGTATTCAGATGCATGAACAACATGAATTAGTCAACAAAGTTTAGGAAGTTTTTGACATATCATTCTATTGTTATATGTATGTGAAATGTGGTTCTGGAAGAAAATATTTATATGTTGAAGAAGCTTATATGAAAACTCATTAAAATAATCTATACTCCCTCATAAATAAAATACAGGGGCATGTAGACAATGCTAGTGCAAGAGGTATTAATTGAACTAGAGTTGTAATCAATGGTATAATAGATATGGAGAATTTATTTTGATAATGAAAAGGAGGAATGCAGGAGTAatatattgatgcttttattgTATTTGCTTCCTGCACGTTAGTATTAGAAGATACAGTTATCCATGATGCTCAATGTATGCATAAAGAAAGCATCACTTTAAAGTAAAAATATGCACCAGTGGCTGGGAAACCGAGGAAGGAACTGTGTATAGGATTTGTACATGATGCATGTTTAGCTGTATGGTATGCAGTGTTAACGTGAAATAGATTAGGTAGTAGTCACAATAATTGTATAATATTTCAAATGAATTAATTGATTCAATTACCATGAGTAGCATTTAGATGACTTTGGTGTAAAGCCTATACTGGTTGGGTGGATGAATTGATCTATAAATTTAGTTTGAATTTTTTTGTGCTAGTAAGTGAGGTTTCATGTACATGATGTTGAATAAaaattgtttcttttttttttattgttgtaaTTTGTGTGTTTATGTTGAAAGTGCAAGCCACGCAAATGTTGGATGTTACTGATGTTGGTAGTGATGAGATGGATATTTGGGACGAGGTTTGGATTTTAGTTTAAATTTGTGTAGTCAGGATTTGCGTTTTTTATGTCATAATTAATGGCTTTGTTtctgttattttttatttgatacgTAGATGCCTGATCACGATACCCTGGAGGAAGATGAAATACCAAGCGTCGGGATGCAGTTTGCGAAGTTGCAACTAGCTCATGATTTTTATGTTAGCTATGCCAAGAAAGTTGGATTTGCAACTAAGATAAGGACGACAACATTTGACAAGATCACGAAGGAACCCGTTAACCAGGCTATCCACTGTAATCGGGATCGCATCCGCGGGTCTCATGTCAAAGCACCAACGCACAAAAACCCGATTTCAGCCGCTGGGTGCAAGGCAAGAATATATGTGAAATTTGATAAGGAGAAGCAAGAGTGGCTTTTTTTCAAGGTTGAGTTGAGGCACACGCACCCATGTTCGGCGAAGAAGGCAGTGCACTACTGTGAGTATAGGCAGCTGAGCATGCATGCGAAGTACGTGATTCAGAATAATGATGAGGCTGGGATTCGACCAAATAAGACCTTCCTATCTTTGGCCAATGAAGCTGGGGGCCCATCAAATCTGGGATTCTCAGAAAAGGATTTAAGAAACTATATTACAGCAAGACTCCGAACAAGCAACGCAAATGCGGATGTTAGGGAGATGATGAACTATTTTATGAGAATGAAAGACATCAATCCGAACTTCTTCTATGTAGTGCAATTGGACGATGAGTGTAGATTTAGGAGTGCAGTTTGGGTTGATGCAAGGTGCAGGGCTTCCTATGAATACTACGGAGACGTTGTGTCACTCGATAGCACTTACAGTACAAACAGGTAACAGGTGTTGTAATTGGTTTTATTGGTTTTGGTAATTTTTTCCCACGTGGTTGTGACTGAGAATTCATAATGGCATATGGTTATGTGTGTAGGCATGGGTTACCGTTTGCGTCGTTCGTCGGTGTCAACCACCATGGTAAGTCAACCTTCCTTGGATGTGCGCTGTTGGGAAACGAGGAAATTCCGAGTTATGAGTGGGTTTTTACCCAATGGTTGACGTGCATGGGAACAGCTCCACAGTGCATCATTACTGATCAATGCAGATCCATGTTTGGTGCGATTAGAAAGGCGTTACCCAATACACGTCACCGTTGGTGCAtatggcacatcatgaagaagttTCCGCAGAAGCTTGGAGGTTATCGTCGGTACGGAGAGTTGTATGCCGACCTCAGGAACATTGTTTTTAACTCTTGGATGGAGGAGTCATTTGAgagaaaatggtttgaatttatgGAGGAGTACAATTTACATGACAACACATGGCTGTCAGGTTTGTAGTTTTTCAATTACGTTTTGCTTTCCAATTCATAATAATGCGGTAGCTGGCTTTATTTGTTTTGTAACAATGAGTTCAGTGAAAGGTTTTTGATATAGAAACTGTGTGTTATTTGTAGATCTTTATGATGATCGACGCATGTGGGTGCCTATATTCTTCAAGGGTGAATTTTGGGCTGCCATGAGGAGTACGCAAAGGAGTGAGAGCATGCACGCATTCTATGGTGGAATCTTACACAGCAAGACTAGCTTGGTCCAATTTGTTCACGAATACGACAATGTGCTTGGATCCAAGGAGCAGAGGGAATTGGAGGATGATGCAGTAGACTCCAGGGGGGTAATACCTTGTGCAACGAGCTCGCCTATGGAAAAACAATTTCAGTAGGAGTACACTACTAGCATGTTTAGGGATGTTCAAGTTGAGTTTGTGAAAAAGGCTTATTGCAGAGCATCTGTAGTTACTGAAGACTGGCCAGTGGTATGCATGAAGGTGGAAGAGGAAAAAATTAGTACATGATACTATGATCTGTGATTCGTATGTTGTCCACTTTGACCGCTCCACACAAGAGGTTCGTTGTGAGTGCAATCTTTTTGAGAGTTT from Arachis ipaensis cultivar K30076 chromosome B02, Araip1.1, whole genome shotgun sequence harbors:
- the LOC107625307 gene encoding rRNA-processing protein fcf2-like isoform X1, yielding MIKWEFEVSRFGVLCLSAASVLSAHQVSVASSILSLAARMPEGKLLVGLSWQPQLLIPSSSKAADACHNKPQSEASNSSLWKPNTELVDGIFVPPNDPRKLNKLLRKQAKDTAGKDWFDMPTQTITPELQTDLKLLKLRSALDPKRHYKKGDSKSKALPKYFQVGTVVEDASEFYSERLTKKERKATIADELLSDQKLAAYRKRKVREIEEQNQPVGNTKWKIRGRNSWKRAKERRVY
- the LOC107625307 gene encoding rRNA-processing protein fcf2-like isoform X2, which translates into the protein MPEGKLLVGLSWQPQLLIPSSSKAADACHNKPQSEASNSSLWKPNTELVDGIFVPPNDPRKLNKLLRKQAKDTAGKDWFDMPTQTITPELQTDLKLLKLRSALDPKRHYKKGDSKSKALPKYFQVGTVVEDASEFYSERLTKKERKATIADELLSDQKLAAYRKRKVREIEEQNQPVGNTKWKIRGRNSWKRAKERRVY